One genomic region from Nilaparvata lugens isolate BPH chromosome 3, ASM1435652v1, whole genome shotgun sequence encodes:
- the LOC111054633 gene encoding uncharacterized protein LOC111054633 isoform X1, with translation MHCIEFYAICIFIVFFEKVEGLHLAKQYVNSEDLSHGYRAVVQQNLSLNDLRPLEFVGNSSLTAFQNGTLEVGLQDVPASTNECKNLTWYLEKLLFSAIEAQSILDTWNQREKNITEIHHICQEDFILTKIVCYTRLIRVSAHSVAEVFVLVCDWLRESKHDLSLVIASLKNCIGMLISSFRH, from the coding sequence GTAGAAGGACTGCACCTTGCAAAACAGTATGTAAACAGTGAAGATCTTTCCCATGGCTACAGAGCTGTAGTCCAGCAGAATCTCTCACTCAATGACTTGAGACCACTCGAATTCGTTGGAAACTCCAGTCTGACGGCTTTTCAAAATGGAACATTGGAAGTAGGCCTACAAGACGTGCCAGCCTCTACTAACGAGTGCAAAAATTTGACATGGTATCTGGAGAAACTATTATTTTCTGCAATCGAAGCTCAAAGTATTCTGGATACTTGGAaccagagagagaaaaatatcaCCGAAATTCACCACATCTGCCAGGAAGACTTCATCCTTACTAAAATTGTGTGCTACACCAGACTGATCAGAGTGAGTGCCCACTCTGTGGCTGAAGTATTTGTGCTGGTGTGTGATTGGCTAAGAGAGTCCAAGCATGATTTGTCATTGGTCATTGCTAGTTTGAAGAATTGCATTGGTATGCTAATATCTTCTTTCAGgcattga